A genomic window from Lotus japonicus ecotype B-129 chromosome 1, LjGifu_v1.2 includes:
- the LOC130731952 gene encoding PKS-NRPS hybrid synthetase cheA-like: MLASLKEKDPSNLTTIQQIYGVCKRFRQSVRGSLTEMQYLLKKLDGEKYVHFERNEPGSEVIRDIFWAHPNAVKLFNTFPYVVIMDCIYKTSKYNLPLLEIVGLTSTDKTYSIAFCYIGSEGTEDYIWALECMKSLISDQSRLPKVIVTDRDLALLSAASQSLPTTTHLLCLWHINKCVLAKCKEYVGTNDFAQEVMDKWAELVDAPTVPESEAHWIELFNMCKLKHKLKFATYCSTTWLIQMQKFAKAWTNHVMHFGTTTSNRAEGAHASLKLMLMNSKGDLATSWDASHSLTINRHTEIVASFERSMNKIDHLFKTLFYTNIRGFVSIKCLKLIDAELTRMQSYGGRCDCLLRETHGLPCGCQLADYERIPYEAIHPFWKSLSWEHVPVADTGSSDICGLNHGEMHPEVEALTRYFHSLDTGGQSMVRRKLQEIYCPESSTLCTPELRIKSNRNPKLKESKPPKGRAIGSLTRDPSAFDLTDKKIKEEKKSSQPAKRKKRVKKSDTSHFMCNCPAFLHPYIDTITDVEDDGNCGYRSIAALLGHSAGQDGWPWVRASLIKELETNMLMYNRMWGTNVVYGLHDRLTLPLGDPATPDKWFQLPEMGYLVATKYQLVLVSLSSMGCNTYFPLIGAGPQDAHTVIAIGHVTNHWVQLQLTPGHLMPTISPQWDWHADLASKYWRNPYGPRLDMYAAQFQAWLGAFSGHADYVDITTD; encoded by the exons atgttggcgtccttgaaagaaaaagatccttcaaacttgactaccatccaacaaatttatggtgtttgcaagcggttcagacaatccgttcgtgggtcactgacagagatgcaatacttgctgaagaagttggacggtgagaagtatgttcacttcgaaagaaatgaacccggatcggaagtgattagagatatattttgggctcatccgaatgccgtcaaacttttcaacacattcccatatgtagtgatcatgGATTGCATATACAAGACCAGCAAATACAATCTACCCTTGCTAGAGATTGTTGGCCTGACCTCCACggataaaacatactcaatagCATTCTGCTACATTGGTAGTGAGGGCACAGAGGACTACATTTGGgcattggagtgtatgaagtctctaatttccgaccaatccaggttgcctaaagtgattgtgacggacagagatcttgccttattgagtgccgcttcacaaagccttcccaccactacccatttactatgcttgtggcacatcaacaagtgtgttttggcaaagtgcaaagagtatgttggcacgaatgattttgctcaagaggttatggacaagtgggccgaattggtagatgctccaacagttccagaatctgaagctcattggattgaattgtttaacatgtgcaagcttaaacacaagttgaaatttgccacttattgttctactacatggttgatCCAAATGcagaaatttgccaaggcatggacaaatcatgtgatgcattttggaacaacaacaagtaacag ggctgaaggtgcacatgccagcttgaagttgatgttgatgaacagtaagggtgacctggccacatcatgggatgcgtcgcatagtttgaccatCAATCGTCACACTGAGATAGTAGCATCATTTGAGCGCagtatgaataaaattgatcaccttttcaagacccttttctacacaaatattagGGGATTTGTGTCAATCAAATGCCTGAAACTCATTGATGCTGAACTGACAAGAATGCAGTCCTACGGCGGCAGATGCGATTGcttattgagagagactcatggactaccttgcggttgtcaacTTGCAG attatgagaggattccgtacgaggccattcatccattctggaagagcctaagttgggagcatgtacctgttgcagatactggcagctcagatatttgcggactaaaccatggagagatgcacccagaagttgaggcactgacacgttatttccattctttggatactggagggcagagtatggtaaggaggaagcttcaggagatatattgtcctgaaagcagtacattatgtactcctgagcttcggataaagtccaaccgcaatcctaagttgaaggagagcaaaccacccaagggtcgagcaataggatccttgactcgtgatccttcagcGTTTGACCTTACTGACAAGaagattaaagaggaaaagaagtcttcacaaccagcaaagaggaagaagcgtgtgaagaagtctgatacaagccatttcatgtgtaactgtccagcctttctccatccatatattgacacaattacagatgttgaggatgatggtaactgtggctatagatccATTGCTGCATTACTGGGGCATTCCGCCGGTCAGGACGGTTGGCCTTGGGTTAGGGCTTCATTGATAAAAGAACTTGAGACCAATATGTTAATGTATAATAGGATGTGGGGCACAAATGTTGTTTATGGCTTACATGATCGACTCACTCTTCCTCTTGGTGACCCGGCCACCCCTGACAAATGGTttcaactgccagagatgggataccttgttgcCACAAAGTACCAATTGGTTCTCGTATCCTTATCCTCTATGGGTTGTAACACATACTTTCCACTGATAGGAGCCGGTCCACAAGATGCGCATACTGTTATAGCTATTGGACATGTGACAAATCACTGGGTACAG CTCCAATTAACTCCTGGACATCTTATGCCGACTATTTCTCCCCAGTGGGATTGGCATGCTGATCTTGCCTCCAAATACTGGCGCAACCCATATGGTCCACGTTTAGACATGTACGCTGCACAATTCCAAGCTTGGCTTGGTGCTTTTAGTGGTCATGCTGACTATGTGGACATCACCACAGATTGA
- the LOC130731953 gene encoding uncharacterized protein LOC130731953, translated as MEQDPNPFVRHCKRQSNNSGSSRPLILGPVGAIQAAMYARRSTPNTPLIPTQEIVRRVLDHGSIETDPDFNSHAWLSALQEWGNATPLGSLTTNVERVENVVAVIKPCTPNGFGDAKVTLKDPTGAVDASIHRKAFTHSEFANDITIGSVLVLQKVAVFAPRGTVCYLNITLPNLVKVFPKDCGPHDFIDITEE; from the exons ATGGAACAAGACCCAAATCCATTCGTCCGCCATTGCAAACGTCAAAGCAACAATTCtggcagctctcgtcctctcattcttggcccGGTTGGCGCCatccaggctgccatgtatgcCCGTAGATCCACCCCTAACACACCACTCATTCCGACCCAGGAAATCGTGAGGCGTGTGCTAGATCACGGATCAATCGaaaccgatcctgatttcaaCTCACATGCTTGGCTATCAGCCCTGCAAGAGTGGGGAAATGCCACTCCGCTGGGCTCTCTGACAACGAACGTTGAGAGGGtggagaatgttgttgctgttatcaaaccttgcactcccaatgggttcggagatgcgaaagttaccctcaag GACCCCACGGGTGCTGTTGATGCTAGCATCCATCGCAAGGCCTTTACCCACAGTGAATTTGCGAATGACATAACTATTGGATctgttctcgttctccaaaag gttgctgtgtttgcacctagaggaactgtttgttatcttaatataacattgcccaacctagtgaaggtattcccaaaagattgcggaccccatgacttcatcgatatcacagaggaataa